In Bradyrhizobium guangdongense, the sequence AGGCCGCTCGCACGAGCACGCGGCAATGATCGGGTAGATAGGATCCGCTGCGATAATCCCATTCGGGATAGGTCAGATCCGCGTTCAATCGCGAGGCATCGAGCGCTTCCGGCGGCAGGTCGAGATCAAATTTGAAGCGGCTCGCCGGCTTGCCGCTGCGGCGGCTGAGCGTGATCTCCTCGAGATCATCTGCGGCCTTCTGCGCGTCCTCGTCGTCGCTGTCGTCGTCGGGGCGGTCGACGTTGACCATCTCCGCCATGGCCAGGATCTTTTCGAAGCGGTTGAGCACGAAAGGATCGCGGCGGCTGGCGCCGTCCTCGCGTTCGCGCACGGCAAAGCGCTTGCGATCGTCCTGGGCCGCAACGTCCGAATCCGCCGCACACTCATCGTCTCTGGAATGAACGGGCGAGAGTTCGCGCGTCCAGCAATCGCCCCAGAGCGGACATGGCAGGATCGAACAATAGCCCGGCGGCGCCTTCTCCGGTAGCGGGCTGGTTCCCATCATCGCCGACCACAGCGGCCCTGCGGGTGCCTTCCCAGCTCCGAGCAGGGCCAGGACGATCTGCTCGATCTCCTGCTCGACGCGCGGCAAGGGGCGTTTCGGTCTGGCCTCGGCGGTCGCCGCGGCCAGCTGCGCATAATCAGCGACGAGCCCGGGAAATTGCGTGAGCACCCAGACCGCCGTCTCGCTCGCCCGGCGCAGCAGCAGAAGATCCCGCCGCAGCGGATCGTGCTCCACGATCGCCTCGACAGGCGCGGCGGCGAACCATGCGGCGAGCCAGCGATAGAGCGCCGCATTCAGTACGCGGTTTGGGAAGATCGCGATGCGATCGGGCAGAAAGATGGTTGCGGCATCGCGGCCCGGCTGTTCAAGACGCTCGTCCCCGAGGCCGATGCGCTGCCGCCAACCCAGCCGGTGGCCCGACCTGCGTGCGCTGGCGCTCGCGATCTGCACGCCCGTCTCGCCGCCGAGCGCCCGGAACATCACCGCAATCCGCGCCTTCACATCGGTGAGCGAAACCGCATGATCATCGTGGACCGGATAGCTCGCGGTGCCACCGACCATCCGATGCCAGGCTCGGCCGACGGTTTCCTCCAGTTCGAGGAAGTCGAACATGGGTCACCCGATCACGGCGCCGGCGACATCCAGCAGCGCCGCCTTGACGTCGGCGTCATCGGTCAATGGCTCGATCATGCCGGCAAGCACCGCGTCGGCGAGCGGCGTGCCCGCGGCGATCAGGGTCGCGCAATAGACGACGAGACGGGTCGAGACCCCCTCCTCCAGATCGTGGCCCTTGAGCGCACGCAGCCGGCCGGCCAACATTACCAAGGGCCGCACGCGATCCAGCGGCAATCCGCTCTCGGCCGATACCACCGCAATCTCCTGCTCGGCCGGCAGGAAGCCGAACTCGACGGCGACGAAGCGCTGCCGCGTCGACGGCTTCAGCGCCTTGAGCAGGGTCTGGTAGCCGGGATTGTAGGAGACGACGAGCATGAAGCTCTTGGGTGCGGCGAGCTCCTCCCCGGTGCGCTCCAGCGGCAGGATGCGCCGGTCGTCGGTCAGCGGATGCAGCACAACCGTGACGTCCTTGCGCGCTTCGACGACTTCGTCGAGATAGCAGATGCCGCCCTCGCGCACCGCGCGCG encodes:
- a CDS encoding CbbQ/NirQ/NorQ/GpvN family protein; this translates as MKPALHTVTSAPALPAYVASGNECALFEHAWRNRLPVLLKGPTGCGKTRFVAHMAARLGLPLHTVACHDDLTAADLTGRYLLRGGDTVWTDGPLTRAVREGGICYLDEVVEARKDVTVVLHPLTDDRRILPLERTGEELAAPKSFMLVVSYNPGYQTLLKALKPSTRQRFVAVEFGFLPAEQEIAVVSAESGLPLDRVRPLVMLAGRLRALKGHDLEEGVSTRLVVYCATLIAAGTPLADAVLAGMIEPLTDDADVKAALLDVAGAVIG
- a CDS encoding nitric oxide reductase activation protein NorD, whose protein sequence is MFDFLELEETVGRAWHRMVGGTASYPVHDDHAVSLTDVKARIAVMFRALGGETGVQIASASARRSGHRLGWRQRIGLGDERLEQPGRDAATIFLPDRIAIFPNRVLNAALYRWLAAWFAAAPVEAIVEHDPLRRDLLLLRRASETAVWVLTQFPGLVADYAQLAAATAEARPKRPLPRVEQEIEQIVLALLGAGKAPAGPLWSAMMGTSPLPEKAPPGYCSILPCPLWGDCWTRELSPVHSRDDECAADSDVAAQDDRKRFAVREREDGASRRDPFVLNRFEKILAMAEMVNVDRPDDDSDDEDAQKAADDLEEITLSRRSGKPASRFKFDLDLPPEALDASRLNADLTYPEWDYRSGSYLPDHCRVLVRAASEQGESWVSDDAVRRHIRHVRRRFEVLRPRHELMRAQADGHDLDLDALVRARCDLRAGSSDGGMDRIHMAMRPQGHDLAVMLLVDVSLSTDAWVDGYRVLDVEKEALLVLAHGLSACGDHHSILTFTSRRRSWVRLETVKAFGEPMSGTVERRIGALKPGYYTRIGAAVRHAAAELARQPQRKKLLLVLTDGKPNDVDHYEGRFALEDTRKSVQEARRLGIAAFGVTVDATAQSYFPTLFGRGGYAIVGNIKRLPAALPAIYRQVAH